In Chryseobacterium gleum, a single genomic region encodes these proteins:
- a CDS encoding heavy metal translocating P-type ATPase, with protein MHPQVLKDEPGKCPLCGMALVPVGGSSVSHVQKSGHGHSGHSQHGHADENFNKHEGHHTGDFLTRFWISLVITIPILLLSHMIQQWLGFSLAFNGDKYVLLALGTVIYCYGGLPFLKGMIGEVKAKAIGMMTLVAIAISVAYVYSVAVVFGLQGMDFFWELATLIDIMLLGHWLEMRSQMAASRALQSLVALLPNDVTVERGGEAVKIKLEDLQSGETAIIKPGEKIPADGLVLDGLSYINESMLTGESVPVKKEKDGKVIAGSINGDGALKVKVTAVGKDSYLNRVINLVQEAQATKSNTQNLADKVAKWLTFIAIAVGIGTFAYWYASSGDIAFALERMVTVMVTACPHALGVAIPLVVAISTTLSATNGLLIRNRTAFETTRKLSTVIFDKTGTLTKGSHAVEKVIPLTDEYNADEVIQYAAAVQQNSEHHIAKGIMATLKEKSLALWKSENFSYMQGIGVKGVVNGKNVVAGGPNYFTENHLSLPEIPNEINQEAETVNFVLIDDRVIGIITLADSIREGSAQAIEELKKMGIKSFLLTGDNDRIAAAVAGKLGMDGYLANVLPHNKQEKVKEFQAKGEIVAMTGDGVNDAPALAQADVGIAVGSGTDVAAETADIILVDSDPRDVVKLIDFGKLTYKKMVQNLIWAVGYNVVAIPLAAGVLYPNFILSPAMGAVLMSVSTIVVAINASLLKIKK; from the coding sequence ATGCACCCGCAGGTGCTAAAAGACGAACCAGGCAAATGCCCGCTTTGTGGCATGGCACTGGTTCCCGTTGGCGGTAGCTCAGTTTCTCATGTACAAAAATCAGGACATGGGCATTCCGGGCATTCTCAACATGGCCATGCTGACGAAAACTTTAATAAACATGAGGGACATCATACAGGTGATTTCCTCACTCGTTTTTGGATAAGCCTTGTCATTACAATCCCTATACTGCTCCTGTCGCACATGATACAGCAATGGTTAGGTTTCTCGCTTGCTTTCAATGGCGATAAATATGTGTTGCTGGCATTGGGTACGGTGATTTATTGCTATGGAGGCTTACCATTCCTAAAGGGAATGATTGGCGAGGTGAAAGCCAAAGCCATAGGGATGATGACACTTGTTGCTATCGCCATATCCGTAGCCTATGTCTATTCCGTAGCCGTTGTATTTGGCTTGCAGGGTATGGATTTCTTTTGGGAACTGGCAACCCTAATTGACATCATGCTGTTAGGGCATTGGCTGGAAATGCGTTCCCAAATGGCTGCTTCACGGGCATTACAGTCATTGGTAGCGTTACTGCCCAACGATGTTACCGTGGAACGAGGCGGAGAAGCTGTAAAGATAAAGCTAGAAGACCTGCAAAGCGGTGAAACGGCTATCATAAAACCGGGTGAAAAAATTCCAGCCGACGGATTGGTTCTGGATGGGCTTTCATATATCAACGAGAGTATGCTTACCGGAGAAAGTGTTCCCGTAAAAAAGGAAAAGGACGGAAAGGTCATCGCAGGCTCTATCAATGGTGATGGTGCGCTGAAAGTTAAGGTAACAGCCGTTGGAAAAGACAGCTACCTGAACAGGGTTATCAATCTTGTGCAGGAGGCACAAGCTACTAAGTCCAATACGCAAAACCTTGCGGACAAAGTTGCCAAATGGCTCACCTTTATCGCCATTGCCGTGGGCATAGGCACATTTGCCTATTGGTATGCAAGCAGTGGAGATATTGCCTTTGCGCTTGAAAGAATGGTGACGGTAATGGTAACGGCCTGCCCGCACGCATTGGGCGTGGCTATCCCGTTGGTAGTCGCCATTTCCACAACGCTTTCGGCGACCAATGGCCTGCTCATCCGCAACCGTACGGCATTTGAAACCACCCGAAAACTTTCCACTGTCATTTTTGATAAGACCGGAACGCTCACCAAAGGTTCCCATGCGGTAGAAAAGGTTATTCCCTTAACGGATGAATATAATGCCGATGAGGTTATCCAGTATGCTGCCGCAGTACAGCAAAATTCGGAACACCATATCGCCAAAGGCATTATGGCTACATTGAAAGAAAAGAGCCTTGCCTTATGGAAGTCTGAAAACTTCAGCTATATGCAGGGCATAGGTGTTAAAGGTGTTGTGAACGGGAAAAATGTCGTAGCTGGCGGCCCGAATTATTTCACCGAAAACCACCTTTCCCTGCCGGAAATTCCAAACGAAATCAATCAAGAGGCCGAAACGGTCAACTTTGTCCTCATTGATGACCGGGTAATCGGCATCATTACTTTGGCAGACAGCATCCGTGAGGGTTCGGCACAGGCGATTGAGGAACTCAAAAAAATGGGCATCAAGTCCTTTCTGCTCACCGGGGACAACGACAGGATTGCTGCTGCCGTAGCCGGAAAATTGGGTATGGACGGGTATTTGGCTAATGTGCTTCCGCACAACAAGCAGGAGAAAGTAAAGGAGTTTCAGGCAAAAGGCGAAATCGTAGCAATGACTGGTGATGGTGTAAATGATGCACCTGCACTGGCACAGGCAGATGTGGGCATTGCCGTGGGTTCCGGTACGGACGTGGCTGCCGAAACAGCGGATATCATATTGGTAGACAGCGACCCGAGGGATGTGGTCAAACTGATTGACTTCGGCAAACTTACCTACAAAAAGATGGTACAGAACCTGATATGGGCGGTTGGCTACAACGTAGTGGCAATACCGCTTGCGGCGGGCGTACTCTATCCGAATTTTATTCTAAGTCCCGCTATGGGTGCTGTGCTGATGAGTGTAAGCACCATTGTAGTGGCTATTAACGCAAGTTTATTAAAAATCAAAAAATAA
- a CDS encoding DUF3347 domain-containing protein has product MKSLSKIVMVIAVLLSSINGFAQIKNAKTETVKIYGNCGMCKTTIEKAGNVKKVASVDWNKDTKMATLTYDGDKTNQDEILKRIALAGYDSEKFRAPDDVYAKLAGCCQYDRPVKTVAKNKEAGMDMNAGHGNHDHSQMAANKDAAQNQSQLKAVFDNYFSVKDALIKTDAATASAKAAELAASLKAVDMNKLSAEEHTAWMKVMQDLTANAESISKSKDVAKQRSAFAALSGSIYTLAKVSKQDTPVYYQHCPMYNGGKGANWLSKENAVKNPYYGSQMLTCGSTVETIK; this is encoded by the coding sequence ATGAAATCATTATCAAAAATAGTGATGGTAATCGCCGTGTTACTATCATCAATAAACGGCTTCGCACAAATCAAGAATGCGAAAACAGAAACCGTAAAGATTTACGGCAATTGTGGTATGTGCAAAACCACCATCGAAAAAGCAGGTAACGTAAAAAAGGTAGCCAGCGTGGACTGGAACAAAGATACCAAGATGGCTACGCTCACCTATGACGGCGACAAAACAAATCAGGATGAAATCCTGAAACGTATTGCTTTGGCTGGTTATGACAGTGAGAAGTTCCGTGCGCCGGATGACGTATATGCTAAACTGGCTGGTTGCTGCCAGTATGATAGACCCGTGAAGACGGTTGCCAAAAACAAGGAGGCGGGAATGGACATGAATGCCGGACATGGCAATCACGACCATAGTCAAATGGCAGCTAACAAAGATGCAGCCCAAAACCAATCACAGCTAAAGGCTGTATTTGACAACTACTTTTCAGTGAAAGATGCTTTGATAAAAACCGATGCGGCGACCGCATCTGCCAAAGCCGCTGAATTGGCTGCATCCCTTAAAGCAGTCGATATGAATAAGCTATCGGCAGAGGAACATACGGCTTGGATGAAAGTGATGCAGGACTTGACGGCCAATGCGGAAAGCATTTCAAAATCAAAAGATGTTGCAAAACAAAGAAGTGCTTTTGCGGCACTTTCGGGAAGCATCTACACACTGGCCAAAGTGTCTAAACAGGATACTCCCGTTTATTACCAGCACTGCCCTATGTACAATGGAGGTAAGGGAGCCAATTGGCTAAGTAAAGAGAATGCTGTTAAAAACCCATATTACGGCTCACAGATGCTTACCTGCGGCAGTACGGTCGAAACCATTAAATAA
- a CDS encoding RteC domain-containing protein — protein MDKFYNETLAKLENEIKEFEIEADCSIERIEAVIQLIIKCLFDVKKYILKRGFKNVDEEIRFFKYQKPIIVSKLIYYNAIYKIETRRPYGNKRTKKYFVKELKKLKRFFENNLDFYKYYRSNNSFFDEQFFVRGKHDIRLWLDTFYFEADHRFSTSHDYKVAKIIANDLIQVYLEDRLNNINVKKVSDNSLIWTASKTALTELIYALYSHGAFNNGNTEIKLIAKTFEDAFNIELGDFYHTFMELKARKINRTKFLDRLCEALIKKMDEQDEKQ, from the coding sequence ATGGATAAATTTTATAACGAAACGCTGGCTAAGCTGGAAAACGAAATCAAAGAATTTGAGATTGAAGCAGACTGTTCGATAGAACGCATTGAAGCAGTTATACAACTTATTATCAAATGTTTATTCGACGTAAAAAAATATATTTTAAAAAGAGGATTTAAGAATGTTGATGAAGAAATTCGCTTTTTTAAATATCAAAAGCCAATTATCGTTTCAAAGCTCATCTATTATAATGCCATCTATAAAATCGAAACGAGAAGACCGTATGGAAATAAGCGTACCAAGAAATATTTTGTCAAAGAACTGAAAAAGCTAAAAAGGTTCTTTGAAAATAACCTTGATTTTTATAAGTATTACCGTAGCAATAATTCTTTCTTTGACGAACAATTTTTTGTACGTGGCAAGCACGATATAAGACTATGGTTAGACACTTTTTATTTTGAGGCAGACCATCGCTTTTCTACTTCGCACGATTATAAGGTTGCCAAGATAATTGCTAATGACCTGATACAGGTATATTTGGAAGACAGGTTAAATAACATCAACGTTAAAAAGGTTTCAGATAATTCGTTGATATGGACAGCAAGCAAAACTGCACTCACGGAACTCATTTATGCACTGTACTCCCACGGTGCATTTAACAATGGGAATACAGAAATAAAATTGATAGCCAAAACGTTTGAAGATGCCTTCAATATTGAGTTAGGCGACTTTTACCATACGTTTATGGAACTTAAAGCCCGCAAAATAAACCGAACGAAATTCCTCGACAGGCTGTGTGAAGCACTGATAAAGAAAATGGACGAACAAGATGAAAAACAGTAA
- a CDS encoding heavy metal translocating P-type ATPase, which yields MATNRENIYIPLEDVESEHCALIVEKGLAQVKGVETHKVELNNRRAAITVDSNETVGEAVKAIKDLGYGVPTVKSAFPVLGMTCASCAGSAESIVKYQPGVVNASVNFATGNLTVEYLPNMTDASTLQKAVQGVGYDLLIEDETKQQETLEAIHEKKFRTLKNKTIWAIILSLPVVIIGMFFMDMPYADPIMWLFSTPVVIWLGRDFFVNAWKQAKHRSANMDTLVALSTGIAYLFSVFNMLFADFWHQRGLHAHVYFEAAAVIIAFILLGKLLEERAKGNTSSAIKKLMGLQPKTVIVVQADGTEKQTAIEDVSAGDVILVKPGEKIAVDGMVISGNSYVDESMLSGEPVPVLKKEKEKVFAGTINQKGSFRFRAVKVGKETMLAHIIKMVQDAQGSKAPVQKLVDRIAGIFVPTVIGIAILTFTLWLILGGENGVVQGLLAAVTVLVIACPCALGLATPTAIMVGVGKGAENGILIKDAESLELAKKVNAIVLDKTGTITEGRPQVTGIKWLNNEDTAKEILLSIEKQSEHPLAEAVVKHLGDVATTSLSMFDSITGKGAKADHDNETYYVGNKKLLAENNIAIAGELQDQAEEWGKQSKTVIWFANSKKALAVIAIADKIKETSVQAIREMQEMGIDLYMLTGDNEATAKAIAEQTGIKHYKAEVLPQHKADFVKELQSKGKVVAMVGDGINDSTALATADVSIAMGKGSDIAMDVAKMTIISSDLTKIPQAIRLSKQTVATIKQNLFWAFIYNVIGIPVAAGILYPVNGFLLNPMIAGAAMALSSVSVVSNSLRLKWKK from the coding sequence ATGGCGACAAACAGAGAAAATATATACATTCCATTGGAGGATGTAGAAAGCGAACACTGTGCATTAATCGTTGAAAAGGGATTGGCACAGGTAAAAGGCGTAGAAACCCATAAAGTAGAGCTGAACAACCGAAGGGCAGCGATTACAGTAGATAGCAATGAAACCGTAGGCGAGGCTGTTAAGGCAATTAAAGATTTAGGTTACGGAGTTCCTACGGTTAAAAGTGCTTTTCCGGTATTGGGCATGACCTGTGCATCCTGTGCGGGCAGTGCCGAAAGCATTGTGAAATACCAACCGGGAGTAGTTAATGCTTCCGTGAACTTTGCAACGGGCAATCTTACCGTGGAATATCTGCCCAATATGACCGATGCCTCCACCCTGCAAAAAGCGGTTCAGGGAGTAGGTTACGACCTATTGATTGAAGACGAAACCAAGCAGCAGGAAACGCTCGAAGCCATCCACGAAAAGAAATTCCGAACCTTGAAAAACAAGACCATTTGGGCAATTATCCTTTCCCTGCCCGTGGTAATCATAGGAATGTTCTTTATGGATATGCCCTATGCAGACCCGATAATGTGGCTCTTTTCCACGCCCGTTGTAATATGGTTGGGCAGGGATTTTTTTGTAAACGCTTGGAAGCAGGCAAAGCACCGTTCCGCCAATATGGATACGCTGGTGGCATTGAGTACAGGTATTGCCTACCTGTTCAGTGTTTTCAATATGCTGTTTGCCGACTTTTGGCATCAACGGGGACTGCATGCTCACGTATATTTTGAAGCGGCTGCCGTTATTATCGCATTCATCCTCTTGGGAAAACTGCTGGAAGAAAGAGCCAAAGGCAACACCTCTTCAGCCATTAAGAAGCTGATGGGCTTGCAGCCAAAAACGGTCATCGTGGTACAGGCGGACGGAACGGAAAAGCAGACCGCTATCGAAGACGTAAGCGCAGGCGATGTGATACTCGTAAAGCCCGGTGAAAAGATTGCGGTAGACGGCATGGTCATATCGGGCAATTCGTATGTGGACGAAAGCATGTTAAGCGGTGAGCCTGTACCTGTATTGAAAAAAGAAAAAGAAAAAGTATTTGCAGGAACGATTAACCAAAAAGGCAGCTTCCGGTTCAGGGCGGTAAAAGTGGGCAAAGAAACCATGCTTGCCCACATCATCAAAATGGTGCAGGATGCACAGGGAAGCAAAGCACCCGTACAGAAACTGGTCGATAGGATTGCGGGCATCTTTGTTCCCACAGTGATAGGTATTGCCATCCTGACATTTACGCTATGGTTGATTTTGGGAGGCGAAAACGGGGTTGTTCAAGGTCTGTTGGCAGCCGTTACGGTATTGGTCATTGCCTGCCCCTGTGCTTTAGGCTTAGCGACACCCACCGCTATTATGGTAGGCGTTGGTAAAGGTGCTGAAAATGGCATTTTGATAAAGGATGCCGAAAGTTTGGAACTGGCCAAAAAAGTAAATGCCATCGTTTTGGACAAAACCGGAACCATCACCGAGGGAAGACCACAGGTAACGGGCATTAAATGGCTGAACAATGAGGACACTGCAAAAGAAATCCTTTTGAGCATCGAAAAGCAATCCGAGCATCCATTGGCAGAAGCCGTAGTGAAGCATCTTGGCGATGTAGCGACCACCTCTTTATCCATGTTCGACAGCATTACGGGCAAAGGCGCAAAAGCAGACCATGACAACGAAACCTATTATGTAGGCAACAAAAAGCTATTGGCAGAAAATAACATTGCCATTGCCGGAGAATTACAAGACCAAGCCGAAGAATGGGGCAAACAGTCTAAAACCGTTATCTGGTTTGCAAACAGCAAAAAGGCTCTTGCTGTAATCGCTATCGCCGATAAGATTAAGGAAACATCGGTGCAGGCTATCCGGGAAATGCAGGAAATGGGCATTGACCTGTATATGCTGACCGGAGATAATGAAGCTACCGCTAAAGCCATTGCGGAGCAGACAGGCATCAAGCATTACAAAGCCGAAGTTTTGCCACAGCATAAAGCCGACTTTGTGAAAGAACTGCAAAGTAAAGGAAAGGTAGTGGCAATGGTGGGCGATGGTATCAACGACAGCACCGCATTGGCAACAGCCGATGTAAGTATCGCAATGGGCAAAGGCAGCGACATCGCAATGGACGTAGCCAAGATGACCATCATTTCGTCCGACCTGACCAAGATACCGCAGGCAATACGCTTGTCCAAACAGACCGTAGCCACCATCAAGCAAAACCTGTTCTGGGCGTTTATCTACAACGTAATCGGCATTCCGGTAGCGGCAGGCATCCTTTACCCTGTTAACGGCTTCCTGCTCAACCCGATGATTGCGGGTGCGGCAATGGCATTGAGCAGCGTGAGCGTGGTCAGTAACAGCCTGCGGTTGAAGTGGAAGAAATAA
- a CDS encoding heavy-metal-associated domain-containing protein, whose amino-acid sequence MENKQFQFKTNINCGGCIASVKPHLDKAEGICHWEVDTANKDKVLTVKSEGITEQEVISTVQKAGFKIEPLDA is encoded by the coding sequence ATGGAAAATAAACAATTTCAATTCAAGACGAACATCAATTGCGGAGGTTGTATCGCATCTGTAAAACCGCACTTGGACAAGGCAGAGGGTATCTGCCATTGGGAAGTGGACACTGCCAACAAGGACAAGGTACTTACAGTGAAGTCCGAGGGCATTACCGAGCAGGAAGTAATATCGACCGTGCAAAAGGCAGGCTTCAAAATTGAACCTTTGGACGCCTAA
- a CDS encoding DUF3347 domain-containing protein, with product MKNLTLSIIAVIMAFVTVSCNQASNKNEQSSNDTAVVSQEQPASQPKEDDTVAAPAVSETPSGQEAKGKEEAKNFSIAPIVTDYLSLKNALVSDDDKAAASSGKKLLATLNKVDMKAVPADKHKKYMDIADDAKEQAEHIGENVGNIHHQREHLASLGEDLKDLIDLFGTSQTLYQDHCPMFNDGKGAVWFSENKEIKNPYYGSKMISCGSVKKQY from the coding sequence ATGAAAAATCTAACATTATCAATCATTGCTGTTATCATGGCATTTGTAACAGTATCATGCAATCAGGCATCCAACAAAAACGAGCAGTCTTCAAATGATACTGCTGTTGTATCACAAGAACAGCCAGCTTCCCAACCAAAAGAGGATGATACGGTAGCTGCGCCCGCTGTGAGCGAAACACCGAGCGGTCAGGAAGCAAAAGGAAAAGAAGAAGCAAAAAACTTTTCTATTGCGCCCATAGTTACCGATTATCTGTCCTTAAAGAACGCCCTTGTTTCGGACGATGACAAAGCCGCCGCCAGTTCAGGGAAAAAGCTGTTAGCTACCCTGAATAAAGTGGACATGAAAGCCGTTCCTGCCGATAAGCACAAAAAGTACATGGACATAGCGGACGATGCTAAAGAACAAGCAGAACATATCGGGGAAAATGTCGGCAACATCCACCACCAGCGGGAACATTTGGCCTCGCTTGGCGAAGATTTGAAAGACCTGATTGATTTGTTCGGTACATCGCAAACATTGTATCAGGACCATTGTCCGATGTTCAATGACGGTAAGGGTGCTGTTTGGTTCAGCGAAAACAAGGAAATCAAAAACCCTTACTACGGTTCAAAAATGATTAGCTGTGGTTCTGTAAAAAAGCAGTATTAA
- a CDS encoding helix-turn-helix domain-containing protein, with protein MNTIFIKNMVCDRCIMVVQNELEKLGLDAKNIKLGEVILSKEITSLEKENLSKTLEPLGFEVIDDKKGRIIEKIKNIIIDLVHHQDSDVKTNLSDVLSDKLHHDYNYLSNLFSEVEGTTIEKYFIAQKVEKVKELLVYDELSLSEIANRLNYSSVAYLSNQFKKVTGLTPSHFKQIKEDKRKPLDKV; from the coding sequence ATGAATACAATCTTTATTAAAAATATGGTTTGCGACCGTTGCATTATGGTGGTACAAAACGAATTGGAAAAACTGGGATTAGATGCTAAAAATATAAAACTGGGCGAAGTTATTCTTTCCAAAGAAATAACATCTCTGGAAAAAGAGAATTTGTCCAAAACTTTAGAGCCATTAGGATTTGAAGTAATTGACGATAAAAAAGGCAGGATAATAGAAAAGATAAAGAACATTATCATTGACCTGGTACACCATCAGGATAGTGATGTAAAAACCAACCTTTCCGATGTATTGAGTGACAAATTGCATCACGATTACAATTACCTGTCCAATCTGTTTTCAGAGGTAGAGGGTACAACCATTGAAAAATACTTTATCGCCCAAAAGGTGGAGAAAGTCAAAGAATTGTTGGTGTATGATGAGTTGTCATTAAGTGAGATTGCGAACCGCCTAAATTATTCGAGCGTGGCATATTTGAGTAACCAGTTTAAAAAAGTTACCGGGCTAACACCAAGCCATTTCAAACAGATTAAAGAGGATAAAAGAAAACCGTTGGATAAAGTGTAA
- a CDS encoding efflux RND transporter permease subunit, which produces MVQKIIELSLKNRYIVLLIAAGLLVWGISAVKKNPIDAIPDLSENQVIVFTEWMGRSPQTIEDQVTYPLVSNLQGIPKVKNVRGTSMFGMSFVYIIFDDDVDVYWARTRVMERLNYAQRLLPQEVVPTLGPDGTGVGHIYWYHLDAPQMELGEQRALQDWYIKLALQTVPGVAEVASFGGYEKQYQLVVDPVKLQYYNISLMDVMNKVKANNNDVGGRKFEMADMAYIIRGLGYIKNTADIEKIAVGNYNGIPVRVKDIGSVQMGGDLRLGIFDQNGEGEVVGGIVVMRYGENADQVIKAVKEKIKDVEKGLPAGVTLKTSYDRSTLIEAAIENIKHKLAEEIIAVAFIVILFLFHWRSALSIIIQIPVTVAISFIILNAFGLSSNIMSLTGIALAIGVIVDNGIIMSENSYRNLSVWQNERKQKTSDPS; this is translated from the coding sequence ATGGTACAAAAAATAATAGAACTGTCCTTGAAAAACAGGTATATCGTGCTGCTTATAGCAGCCGGTTTACTTGTTTGGGGCATTTCAGCAGTTAAGAAAAATCCGATAGATGCAATTCCTGACCTAAGTGAAAACCAAGTAATAGTTTTCACTGAATGGATGGGACGCAGTCCACAGACTATCGAAGACCAAGTAACCTACCCTTTAGTAAGCAACTTACAGGGAATACCCAAAGTAAAGAACGTAAGAGGCACATCAATGTTCGGAATGAGTTTCGTGTATATCATCTTCGATGACGATGTTGATGTTTATTGGGCTCGTACACGAGTCATGGAAAGACTTAATTATGCTCAAAGGCTATTGCCACAGGAGGTTGTACCAACGCTTGGTCCTGATGGGACAGGCGTTGGTCATATATACTGGTATCATTTGGATGCACCGCAGATGGAACTTGGAGAGCAGCGCGCATTGCAGGATTGGTATATCAAGTTAGCACTGCAAACTGTACCAGGTGTTGCAGAAGTAGCCTCCTTTGGAGGATATGAAAAACAATATCAGTTAGTCGTTGACCCCGTAAAGCTCCAGTATTACAATATCTCCCTTATGGATGTAATGAATAAAGTAAAAGCAAACAACAATGATGTTGGTGGTCGCAAATTTGAAATGGCAGATATGGCTTACATTATACGAGGTTTGGGGTATATAAAGAATACTGCTGATATTGAAAAAATTGCAGTAGGCAACTATAATGGCATTCCGGTAAGAGTAAAAGACATCGGAAGCGTACAAATGGGCGGAGATTTGCGGCTGGGTATATTTGACCAAAATGGAGAAGGAGAAGTTGTGGGAGGAATTGTAGTAATGCGCTATGGCGAAAATGCAGACCAAGTGATAAAAGCCGTTAAAGAAAAAATCAAAGATGTTGAAAAAGGTTTACCGGCTGGCGTAACATTAAAAACTTCTTATGACAGAAGTACATTAATCGAAGCAGCTATCGAAAATATCAAACATAAGCTCGCAGAGGAAATTATTGCAGTCGCCTTTATTGTAATTCTTTTCCTGTTCCACTGGCGGAGTGCATTAAGTATCATTATTCAAATTCCAGTTACCGTTGCCATCAGTTTTATCATATTGAACGCTTTTGGGTTATCATCCAATATTATGTCCCTTACCGGAATTGCGCTGGCAATCGGGGTAATTGTAGATAACGGAATTATAATGTCAGAGAACTCTTATAGAAATCTTTCCGTTTGGCAAAATGAGCGTAAACAAAAAACATCCGACCCATCATGA